CCAGATAGGTCAGGCCCACATCTTTATCCCAGGCACCCTCCGTACCTGTTCCCGCGTACGAATTGAGTAAAGTTCCCCCTGCCAGCAATTCAATAATATAGTCAAATGACGTACAAGAAGGGCAAGAAGCTGTCGTCTGATATCCTGCATCCACAGTAAGTGTGTACAGATGACCGGCTGTCATATTATATGGAAGAACCTGGAATATATAACCAGAGTTAACCCATGCCACATTGCCATTCTCGTAGTCTGCATCAAAGAGATTAGATGACGGATTCCGTATTCCATATATTTCTGTACCACCCCACCCATCTATATTCAGGGCAGCTCCTCCATCCAACAGTTCTACGTCTTCGAAGTCTGGATTCGAGATTGTTAGTAATGTAGCCAGTGACCGGTCAACACTCCCAGCCATAAAGGCAATCGCAACTGCAATAGTAAGCCAATATTTTCTACCTGATTTAAACATCTCTTTCACCTCCTTTCTTTTAGATTTTTCCGGCAGGCTATTACTGAATAGGAAAAGCAACCTCTTTGCCATTCCGGAACTCATTGATTTTAAAAGATATATTTATGACAGGCTTCTCAGTAATGCATTAGAACAGGTGCATTGGAGAGTGCAAATGGTGCGATTTTTGTGCAGGGTATTGAGTTGCGCTAAATCCTCTATTGACAGCAAAATCTCATCCTGCTAACTTATCTTCAGAATAGCAATCATCTATTGCAGAGATTCATGATCAAGTGTTGGAATAATAAGCATTAAAGGAGGCTGCAAACATGCTGACAGCAAAACAAGAAGTTACCGGACTTCTCAAGCGTTTACCAGAAGACTGTTCTCTGGAAGACATCCAGTATCATCTTTATGTCCTTCAGAAGATTGAGCGAGGGATGAAGGATGTGGCTGAAGGGCGGGTATATACTCAAGCAGAAGTCGAAAAGAAGATGTCAAAATGGCTCGAAAAGTAATCTGGACTTACGAAGCGACCACATAGGAATAATGAAAACGCCCACAGGTTGATACCCTGCAGGCGTTATTTGCTGCCAAACATATTGAAATCAGGGTTTAAGACATCTAAGCCTTAAACTTTTTCTTGCTAAACAATGCTACTCCCACCAGACCTGAGCCGAGAAGCACTAATGTAGCAGGTTCGGGAACGGCAGTATTGTTGTTCGGATAACAAGGTTCACCCGGAGAACAATTCGTCAGTGATACATTATC
This Nitrospirota bacterium DNA region includes the following protein-coding sequences:
- a CDS encoding PEP-CTERM sorting domain-containing protein; translated protein: MAKRLLFLFSNSLPEKSKRKEVKEMFKSGRKYWLTIAVAIAFMAGSVDRSLATLLTISNPDFEDVELLDGGAALNIDGWGGTEIYGIRNPSSNLFDADYENGNVAWVNSGYIFQVLPYNMTAGHLYTLTVDAGYQTTASCPSCTSFDYIIELLAGGTLLNSYAGTGTEGAWDKDVGLTYLAYESGGPLEIRLHTGGKRSHFDNVRLSNTAVPEPGTFMLLGSGLLGLAVFGRKKIQMSYP